The nucleotide window CCCTGCTCCAGCAGGAAGGATTTAATGTTTTGCAGGAAGTCGGTATCTGCTTCCAGCTCCCGGTCCTGCAGCAATAGCAGCAACTGCTCGGTTAGGTTACGCCATTCCTCCTGCCCGTTGCGGGAGATCAAAAAGTCCCAGAAAGCATAAAAGCTCTTGCCCTGGTTGCTGCTGCGCAGCGCATCGTACGATTCGAAGGCAAAGCCTACAATGGTACCCTTATGCTGTTCGGCTTTGGTATGTTGTTCAACAATATTGCGATGGATCTGCTTGAAATTATCTTCTACTTCCCTGAAATCGCCGATCAGCTCATAACAAAGCTTAATAAACAGGTCAAGCCGCTCCTGTACCTGCGCATTATTATAGCGTTGAGGCGCTACACCCAGCTCCAGGGCTTTTATTTCCTTGTCAATTTCCGCCCTCCGGTCTTTCAGTATCTGTAATTTCTTCTCCTTATCGTCCTCGGTATTTTCAACCATATCGCGCAAAGAGCCAAAGAGCATTTTAAACCGGCTTTCCGTCCCCACATGGTTTTGCCCCAGTTGCAGGTTCTGCATCCATTGAAATACTTTTTCGGTATAGGCGCTCAGCTGGTAATTGGTATTGCCTTCGGTATCGGGGTAATCCTGCAGTATGCGTTTTTGTACCCAGCTCACCAGGTACTTGCGGCTGCGGCTTTCTTCGTCCTCGCCAAATTCTATACGGGCTTCTTCCAGGTCCTCGGTACCATCGTCATGCTGGCTCAGGGTTTCTGCCAACAGGGGTACCAATTGCTCTTCCTTTACCACCATGCGGCGATTTTCTTTAAACACCGTATATAAAAATGGTAATACCCAGCCGGCATTGCGCAGTCGCAGCATTTGCAAAGCCGGGGAAGATTGTATTAAAAAGTTTATGTTTTCGCTTGTCATGCCCTGTTTCTCACTTTATCGGGGTACGCAAAATAAGATAATATGGGGATTATGAAAGGAGAAGCTATGCACATATTAGCCACGTGGCGGGATGTCGTGAGTTGACAAATGACAGGTTAGTGCATGACAGATGACAGTTAGAAGCAGACGAGTCGAAAGATGACAGTTGACAGGATCAAGGTGATCCAAGGCATGGATGACAGATCATTGATTGTTCACCGGCTGTCGGCTATGAACTATCAGCTATCGCCAATTAACAAAAAAAAGCCAGGGTAGACACCCTAGCCGTTGCTAACCTATGAAAAACAGTATGAAGGTACAACCTTACTAATAACTTTTGAAATATTTTTTTAACTTTTTTTTATTTACTTGCAACAGCAGTTAAAATTCTCAGGGCTGTTCATTTTGATTGACTTGCTGTGTTTTTAAGTATATAGCGATAATCCTCTTCACTTCCATCAAAGAATATAAATCGTCAAAAACACAGAAGGCAACAATAATGATAAGGCTTCAATAGAGAGAAACTTGTGAATGAAGTTCGTTTTAAGTAAAAGAGCGTATAAAATAAATTGCCAACTGGTTCTATTTTCGTAGTGATCCACTTTGAGTTACTCCTCAATCTCCACTACGTTAAACACCTATTCATGTAAACCATAATACTCAAAAGTGCTCGATATAACTTTTTTTAGGGACAACTCTTCCACCATTTTCTCTCTCGAAAGCCTACCCATTTTCTCTCTACTATCTTTATCTG belongs to Niabella yanshanensis and includes:
- a CDS encoding DUF3375 domain-containing protein, whose translation is MTSENINFLIQSSPALQMLRLRNAGWVLPFLYTVFKENRRMVVKEEQLVPLLAETLSQHDDGTEDLEEARIEFGEDEESRSRKYLVSWVQKRILQDYPDTEGNTNYQLSAYTEKVFQWMQNLQLGQNHVGTESRFKMLFGSLRDMVENTEDDKEKKLQILKDRRAEIDKEIKALELGVAPQRYNNAQVQERLDLFIKLCYELIGDFREVEDNFKQIHRNIVEQHTKAEQHKGTIVGFAFESYDALRSSNQGKSFYAFWDFLISRNGQEEWRNLTEQLLLLLQDRELEADTDFLQNIKSFLLEQGKSVYDANDKMAEKLSRIITEKEIARHRRLRQQISSIKELVFDLMEEEPIDAGLQVEEPAEIKIIMDRKLALEEKRSAATLKQPVAAVEKIADMERFNRLLNTAFIDKKMLWNKVEQVLKDKQTATLKEIVEATSLDNGLAEVIGYYSFLKEKSKRVQIIGTAVELIPLNKEATKFVEVPYLLFSK